The genomic window ctattttctttgctttattattatttcttatttgcgcttcctTTATCGatacgtcttgtgcacgggtcaaaatgtgtgtgtcaggggtcaattggtttgaacGTCTGCATGTGTaacgaaacacagatacacgtactccatgactttgtaagaagacaaaacatatcggtaggtttcatttgtttgtgatgaatttatgacctttcatgaagtagttttgtttttggtttacttttgccagtttgccagttcgtttttggaactttgcaaagcagtgtcgtgtcatctgtttaggtctggggaaacgccaatgaaaagagccgaagaatccccgagcgtttccattgggtttgcttttgattatccatgtataacctagCTGCTTCCTGctactatggtaaccggggatttattgcatggggaacatgagatttatttcccaggtgcttgtgaatgaaaactcgtgaaaatgatgacaaaatttTATATCCTCAAGAACAAGGTACATACCGGCACAGATGCATTGAGATAGACTTGGTTCATTCCATTGGCGGAGCGTCCAAGGTTGGACAAGCCCCTGGCCACCGTCTCTTCATCCAGGACACCCCCCGGTGAGAGCTGAATTgtaaacaaacataaattataTCAACTGCCATGTGGTCaaacaaacacttcatttcttaactttttgtgaCATATTTTAGGTTTTGTGAAACTCTTTGAGCAAACTTTGTcattcacaaaattaatgttacACATGCTAGCTCTAATTTTTCAGATTAACATTGTCAATGCCTTTTTCCACAGCTGTCTTTTGGTTTATATTAGTTAAGTTTGTGCAGACAATTGCAGTAGGCCCTGAAGCCCATCATATGTcccatatatatatttttacattttgttttatttgcaaAAAAATATATTATCATTCAAACTATAAAATTTAATGTGGAAACAAGAAAGTTGATTTCTCAGATTGTAATaataatgtattgtattgtattgtaaaggAAGTGAATCATCATTGATAATTTTCTGCACATTTAAGGTGCAAAAACTAtggctttattttcaaattagTAGTATAGTTTGGGACTGGCGTTATCGCCTAAGCCTTGCGGCCCATAAGTTTGTCCCATTCTCTGGTTGCGTACAATTGGAGTTTTACTTCTTTACTTGTCAAAGTCGACGAATCTTTCTAGAAATGTTGTGGATTTTTCCAGGAGATTTTAAAATTGTTAGTACTTGATGCAAATTTGAACGTATCTGTATGAGGATTCCAGAACGGTTCCACCCTGTTACTGAGCATGTTTTTCTTGTGATAATTAGTATTACAGTGTTGTATAAGGATTTAACTTACATGATAATAACTGTTTCaatataaacacaaacacacacacacacacacttgaataCTGTTGTAAACAAACCTCTTGTGTGTCATCTTCATCATCCACTTTGGCAGCAGGCTCACATTCTAACATATCAGCCGCATCGCCCACATCAGGTGACTGGCCAATATCGTCCAGAGTCAGTatatcagtggctggcactAAATTGTCTGGGTCAGCATCCATGTGGTAATACTGACCCTCCGGCTGAGGAGTATCAGTGATCGTATCAGaaactctatagtctctgatcGAATCCACTCCGTCCGCCATTTTGTCGCGCTGCTATGGCGACTTTTCTGCTTCGGGCTGAATGACATTTTGAGCTGGTTTATTATTTAAccttatgttgttgtttttatgataGTTACTACAAATATTTCTTGCGCAATTTATTCAAGCAGTTTATTTTTAAAATCCTAAACTCGATTAAAGAAGATACTGGCTGCTGCTGAATATTGTTTTTGTAAAAATAAAGAACGGTATTTTCTGAGAACAAATCTTACAAAAAtgctgattaaaaaaacaaacagcaaactcGGTATTTTTAATTAGTGTATAAAATAGCATATAAAATGCACAATTTTTCTTTGGAAATATGCATTTGTTTTTGGCTTAAAGATGTTTAAAAGAAAAGTTCTGTATACAGAGAGTCATTTCCCCTGATTTAAGGTCATTGATAGAAAGCATGGCGACCTTCATCCTGCGGCGTGCACTTTCGTCACAAAGTTTAGCTTTCCCGTCACTGGCGAAAGTCACCATCGACACTTTGCAATGCAATCGTAGAACATTTCTCACCTCAATATACCGTTCTGCCGCTGCACCGGCAACGAAGAAGCTTTTCAATCGAGCCAAACCGCACGTCAACATCGGTACGGTCGGTCACGTCGATCACGGAAAGACAACCCTGACTGCGGCGATTACGAAAGTGTTATCGGAGGACTCTAAAGCAGATTTCAAGCGCTATGAGGACATCGACAAGGCCCCCGAGGAGAAGGCTCGAGGTATCACCATCAACGCAGCTTTGGTGGAGTATGAGACGGAAGAACGACACTACGGCCATGTGGACTGTCCCGGACACGCCGATTACATAAAGAACATGATCACAGGTATGTATGGAACCCTTGTCCGCGGTCATCAGGCCTTTTCAGCGGAACACGTACCTCACAGCCAAATATTCGTTACACTTCCAATGTCATGATTCAAGCTAGGGCTCTGTACATTTTGTGATGTCTTTCTGACATTTGGTTTTGCAAATTATGACATTCTTCTTCGGAAGGCTTTATTCGGAGTTCAACTCCGAATAAAGCGGCGATCTTATTCGGAGTCGACGCACCTCCTACATCCCTCTCTGACACACCTTCTACATCCCTCTCTGACACACCTCCTTCATCCCTCTCCGACGCATCTCCTACGACCCTCTCTTCTGCACCTCCCATGTTCCTCTCCGATGCACCCCCTACGTAACTCTCTAACACAACTCCGTCCCCCTCTGATGCACCGCCTGTGCCCATCTCTGGTGCAACTGCGTCACTATCTCCAATATAACAAATTCCTTGTCCAATGAAATCAGATCAAAAACTGTTGAAAGACTCTCAATATGTCTCCTGCAAGAAGCCTCTCCGAGCAATAGCAAAAATGATTCAAGCTTGCTGGTGACCTGTCGTACCAACAAGAACTTTTCTTCTGGACTTGCACACTTCGGAGCAGGAAAAACAACATGCTGTTCAACTCCGAATAAAGCGGCGATCTTATTCGGAGTCGAGTGCGAATAAGATGGCCGCTTTATTGGGAGTTGGACTGCGAATGAGTTTTTGAGTTTTTCACAAACAGCacgttcttttctttctcgaaCGCTTTCAAAGACCTTTCAAAGTCTGCAAAAGACGAAAATCGTCCCCCCAACGAAATGCTGCAGTCATCGGTAACCATCTTCCGGTTTTGACTTCCGGTCGGGTCGGGTTTTTACGAGTGCGCACCCAGCAGACTCCGAATAAAGTCAAGTGATTATTAAAATCGGAGTTGGACTCCGAATAGTCACTTCGTTCTTCTTCACAATCACATACTGAGGAAATGCCTGTACATGGCAACTATCCTCGTTGGACACCAGAGTGAAAGATAAAGTGAACAGTGTACctatgggactgggtggccgagtggtaacgcacttgcgctcggaagcgagaggttgcgtgttcaggcctgggtcaggccgcaattttctcccccctttcctaacctaggtggtgggttcaagtgctagtctttcggatgagacgaaaaaccgaggtcccttcgtgtacactcattggggtgtgcacgttaaagatcccacgattgacaaaagggtctttcctggcaaaattgtataggcatagataaaaatgtccatcaaatacccgtgggacttggaataaagtaaaaaaattccatctcacacggcattaagtctcaggaaacatgaatacacgcatgcaggggaaaaaaaaaaaaaatgggtagcgccgtatgtatggcagctcgctttccccagggagaaagcagcccgaatttccatgagggtaacctcactggactgtaaatcttatccaatccaatccaatccatgaaaataaaaacattacTTAAATTATTCATTGATTGATGCCGTTTTCAACTCAGAGTCAGATTAATCTGTAGAATAGATTACAAATATTTGGAATGGTACACATATATATTTGTTCACTTATTAAATTGCacagaagtgcaatgccaaggcactgcataccccccgcGGAGGATAaatcacctctctctctctctccccccccctctctctctcaaacacacacatacacatgcacaaacacacacacacaaacacacatccacataaatatgcacacacaatcacacacacacctgtgccccacataaacacgcaaacacacgcgcgcgagaGAAAGCCCCAAGAGAGGGAGGGGATGTCGTCACGGTGCATTGACATAAATCGTGACGTCCTCCACTTGCGCGAACATTATTGCTGTAGTCTCGAAAATTCTACCTACTAACAAAGCGGCCCTGGGTGGCGTTGGATCAAAAATCAAAGAATTTGTTGGCACTCACCGTATTTAAGTTAGAAtagtatgttcccaattttTCGTGAACTTCCATCCCCAACTGTAGCCCGAGTTAGGGCACAAAGattccttctttatcatgtattatcggcattgaaaatttctcaagttgattacagtatagcgttcgtgcAATACCTTCAGCTTTGCTGGGATAATTGCTGAAGGTGCATGAGAGACAACTGCACCTCTGGAGtaaactgtcttttctgtttTCTAAGTACACCTGCTCACACATGTGCCCTTACTGTCCAATCCTCCATGTGACATGGAATTCAAGTTATCAAGAAGCATGTGGATTTCTAGTACACATCAAGCTGCATAAACAGCATTACTCATTagtttcatgatgatccagatttCCAAAAACATTCTCTTTTGCGTTGCAGAGTAACTTTACTTGTATTTTTAACTACAGTATTTGTCGTCTTAATGGATGCTCGTTTCCACTGAATGATTCACTGATTTGCAATAACCAACATATTCCCGTGTGAGGTTCACTGTACTATAGAGTGAATCTTAAACGGTCACTCTTATTTTAATATGCGACGTCAATTCCACAGGGATAATTCGAAACTATGCTTAGTGATTAGTCCTACTGTATGCTTGTATAAAACATATGTTCAAACTTGTTTCCACAGGTACAGCACAGATGGACGGCGCTATACTGGTCGTGGCGGCAACGGACGGCACCATGCCGCAGACCCGTGAGCATCTTCTTCTGGCCAAGCAGATCGGCATCGCCAAGCTGGTGGTGTTTGTGAACAAGGCGGATGCTGCCGACGCGGAGATGTTGGAGCTGGTGGAGATGGAGGTCAGGGAGCTGCTGACGGAGTTTGGCTACGACGGTGACAACACCCCCGTCATCATCGGCTCGGCTCTGTGCGCGCTGGAAGACAGGAATCCCGAGCTGGGCGCCAACAAGGTGCGAGAGCTCCTACAGGCAGTTGACACCTACATCCCGCTCCCCGTGCGCGACCTTGACAAGCCCTTCTACATGCCCATTGAGTCCATCTTCTCCATCCCGGGCCGCGGCACGGTGGTATCCGGCAAGCTGGAGCGTGGCGTCATCAAGAAGGGCGCCGAGTGTGAACTGATGGGCTACAACAAGTCCTGGAAGAGCACCATCACCGGCATCGAGATGTTCAAGAAGGAGCTGGAACGCGCCGAGGCCGGGGATCAGCTGGGAGCGCTCATCCGTAACGTCAAGCGTGACGAGCTTCGCCGCGGCGTGGTGATGGGGAAGCCGGGCAGCATGACCATGCACAACCACTTTGAGGCCCAGATCTACCTGCTGAGTAAGGAGGAGGGGGGCCGCGCCAAACCCTTCACCCCCTACTTCCAGACGCAGATGTTCTGCCACACGTGGGACCAGCCCGCCTTGCTGGAGATTCCCGACAAAGACTTGATCATGCCGGGCGAGGACGCCAGAGTCATCATGAACCTGCGTAAGAGCATGGTCATCGAGAAGGGAACGCGCTTCACGATGCGAGACGGCACCGGCACCCTCGGCTACGGCGTGATCACTACTCTGCTGGCTGATCGCGCCGGTGAAGATCTCGAAAAGGAGCGCATTGCAGCtcgcgagaagaagaagagcaaagAGTAGATTTGAAACCTAACACTAGTGACAGGTGCAGATTAAAACTTTTCGAGTGACCACAACTCATTATTGAGTACAGTCAAGGCTGCGTTTGAACAGACTTTTATCAAAGATGACAAGTGTCGGTCCTGTTTGAAATACAGACTTGATATATGGAAAGGATTGTCTTTGTGAGTGTGATATTGTAATGTGTGCATTGAACCGTAGTTTACTGCACCatttaaaatataaataatTGATGGTGTGGTTGAGAGAGGCAGAGCAAGATGTGGTTGaacatgtgtgtgaaagagtgatTGCTCTGACCAAGTAATTGAGggtagttgggggggggggggggggggggggagttagaACAAACCTGTGTATTTTAGGCTTTGAAATGTTTACACAAGATGTATTGTTGTTGTCTTCAACTTAAAGCGTTCTGTTCAGATACTTGTCTGAAATTTTCTCCGAATCTGAAAGCAATAGAGGCTTTTCTAAGAAGCGAAAGAGCTAGGTGATTGCTTAGGTCTCGGACATGAACTCGCTCTCTGCTCTCAGATGTTTATACGTTAAAGACACTTTGGCAGATTGTAAGCAAAGACGTTCGAACTGTGAACCAAGTCTTATTCCATTGTTGAATTTGACATGATTGCAGTATATATGTGATCTGTGTAAGCCTATCTTCAATAAATCTGTGTTGTGTTCATATGAACTTTTATTgacatttatttgttttgtgtttgaatGATTGTTATTACTTTTATTGGTTTATTACCAGCACTCTGCCCTGCAAAGTACTAAGTAGATCTTATTCGAGTTTAAATCATCATATTTATGTTACACTCTAAAGAAAAACAGCTTATTCTTGCATGTTTGTTATGGAGGCTTCAAAGTATGATGTAAGAATGCTTTTCCAGCAGTTAATGAGATGAGAATTTTTTCATTTAGTGTAAAACTCCAAATACTGTGAATTAATTTGTCCCTTTCTGCTTCTCTTCACTTTAGTTTCTAAGCAGGTTTCAAATGAAAGGCATATGTTCAGTCAAACAATTGTTCTTGTAGTTTCTTATGAGACATCTGAATGTTGTAtgaaagagaataaaaaaaaaattcaccacGCTTGTGGCAGTTGACTGTTTCCATAACTGTTTGAGTGAgtgtcaccccccgcgggttagggggaagaatttacccgatgctccccagcatgtcgtaagaggcgactaacggattctgtttctccttttacccttgttaagtgtttcttgtatagaaaattagaatatagtcaatgtttgtaaagattttagttaagcagtatgtaagaaatgttaagtcctttgtactggaaacttgcattctcccagtaaggtcatatattgtactacgttgcaagcccctggagcaattttttgattagtgcttttgtgaacaagaaacaattgacaagtggctctatcccatctcccccctttccccgtcgcgatataaccttcgtggttgaaaacgacgttaaacaccaaataaagaaagagtgTCAGTAAATAGACAGTTTGTCATGTTTCTTTCCTTCTTGGTTTCTCTTTCATCTTGTCCTCTTCTTCATCATGGTGTGTCACTCTGAACTACTTCTGTACTGAGAATTGTGTGTGCaggcacatgtgtgtgtgcaggaaaGTACCAAAGTAAATCACAGACcagggaacccatacgatttcgccgtattttgtacgcgtGATTATCTACAATACGATCAGTACGCTTAGTTGAAAAATAatacgagaaaaattcctacactacttttcttcacaagcataTCCCGAAGCCAATCCActattttggcacatgattacagttgttatgagtaaacattgaaagaagcatttgtttcaaATGTATTAGTATACTTGATGAACGGTGCGACGGATGCCTgggaagcatgtttgaatcatagatgttcaaatgtgaccctccaccacgggatgagtcgcatgtcacctttgcatgattttcatatttttacattttcctaaagagttttttatgctctatccagtggtgaaaaccattttagaaaagagcaaaaactgtttgagttataagcctgtgactaaggagatcctcacactgttaccagacactccccggacttaagcctagcgcagaaccgcgcgaggtgacatgcgactcatttcgtggtggagggtcacaaatgctGTGCGGACTACGCTCATTtgtctgaaaatacaccaagtgcaaaacaggggttcccaggtctgaaatCATCACTATAATGACTACAATGTTGGTAGTACAACACCAGAACTTGCTCAGTACTTTGTAACCAGGGGAGGCAACTTCTGTTATGGCACAAGTCCTCATCAGTCTGTTCAATGTTACCCCAGTGGGGGACAATGGCAATAGGATAGAAATTTCCTTGCATGCATAGAACTTCTTTGATTTCTTAAATAAATATTTTGGCATTTTTCTCAGTTAAAAGTAGTAGCAGAAAAACATTTGGATGGTTGGTAATCGTCTGCAATAAACATTTACAGCAGCTTCTTTGTCCGAAAAAGGCTATTTGGGTAAGAAAATAGATGTAAGAGGGTTTCCAGTTTTGGTCACCATCTCGGATCTGGTCAGGCCTTTACTTGAAATAAGAAcacccttccacttggacacatgccaaaaCTCAGCATCCCGACTAGAGACGCATATCATCTCCTAGAACGATGGCAGCAAGTAGTGATCATGCGACTACGAACTGGTCACTGTCGCCTCAACGCCCACATGTTCAGGAAGCTGAAGCTgaccccatcaccaacctgtccctgtggtctggaagaccagactccagaacatatcttaatgacatgcccccaactcaaaccaatcagagacaaagtgtggccagcatcagtccctctccgcaccaaactctatgggagcagacaagacctggaagccacgacgtcattcgtctcgcagactaaactgatggtgtgacggcgaacgcaagaagaagaagaagaagcatccCGACTGTTTCCTGTGCTGAGTTAGAATTTGTTGTGATACATTTTCTTAAAAAGCCACCTtagtggtttaaaaaaaattgattcaTAAAAAATGCCCCTCTGCACAAACAGTTCCcatggtgttgatttttggtatgtgtcccggacaggcgcagtggcgtggtggtaagacgtcggcctcctaatcggtaggttgtgagttcgaatcctggtcactgccgcctggtgggttaaaagtggagatttttccgatctcccagctgggcaacttatgtgcagacctgctagtgacttaacccccttcgtgtgtacacgcaagcacaagaccaagtgcgcacggaaaagatcctataatccatgtcggagttcgatgggtaatggaaacacgaaaatacccagcatatgcttcctccgaaagcggcgtatggctgcctaaatggcgagataaaaacggtcatacacgtaaaaaaacacgagtgtacgtgagagtttcagcccacgaaagCAGAAgaaggtatgtgtccaagtggagggatgttcttatccaatataacagcctggacagatcttcttcttctgcgttccagaattgtctggtgacgtgtgagctcgtttgcccatttgggttccccacactatactctgagagcatagtcagcttcactccgctttcgttgagtaggcatgctgggtattttcgtgtttccataacccaccgaactctgacatggagtacaggatcttttccgtgcgcacttggtcttgtgcttgcgtgtacacacgaagggggttaagtcactagcaggtctgcacataagttgacctgggagatcggaaaaatctccactcttaacccaccaggtggcagcgaccgggattcgaactcacgacctcccgattaggaggctgacgtcttaccaacacgccactgcgcccgtctctggccagatctgagatggtgacccAAACTGTGTTTacaggaaggagtgtgcctttaaacaggATAGATATGGGTACATCCCACATTCTTTCACTTTTAAATgtacaacttcttcttcttcatcttcagtGTTTGATGATGGTTGTGTCTAAATTCGTTGGCCCTTGATGTTGACAAAGTGGGCTGTCAGTCTGAGGTCCTGGGTTAAATGTACAACGACATTCATGAAGTATTTTTCCCCATAACATTATTATCCCATTGCTTGAAAATGTGGATGGCTTCTATAGCTACCAGCTAGACGAATCTTGAAAGAATATGGCCAATTACTTAATTCTGCCATAGAAATTCAAGGTAATCATGCAAGCTAGCTTTAGTGATTTTCTGGTCAGCGCTATCTAATCGATCGATACTCTTGTGCTGAACGTGTCAAAAAGCAAACACTGGGTAAATACACCAAAGCCAAGGCCACAGGCGCCAAACACAAATATTTATTTCTTCTCTTTCAGTCGGTTGCTTGCAGTCGTTTgaatttttaatatttttttgaaTAGCCTAcagttttgaagaaaaaacccaTCCACCACCACTCATCTATATAATGATCATATGTATCATTAAGTTGAAGATCACATGGTGGGGAAGGGGTGGTTTTAATCCTATTTTTGTGTTGAATGTGTGTTAATGCATGTACTAATAGGTAGTGTATTTCTTTCTTACTGACTTTTCGTTCCCTTTCTCGTCTAAAAATGCAGAAGGTCTGCAGAGTTAACAAATGAACTTGAGGCGTAGAGCATTACCATCTCCCCCGCCCCTACCCCCGTTTACCCCTCCCCCTGCTTTTGGGGGAGGAGGGTGTTGtcatctgtctttctttcttttagctTTTCCTTCTCTCTtctgtgtatgtattgatgtaATTCTATTATTATGCCCTTTTTACAATTTTGTAgaacttaatttttttttaattctcttttcttatctttaatcctttttacatttgatTTTTTAtggcttgtttgttgtttggttgttgtagTCGTGTGTGTAATTATTTATTGTGGTCTTTCTAACTTTCTTCGCATTAATTTTTGTTTCCGTTTTATATTGGTTGCATTAAGCATTTTTCATCTATCAAtatgttccattgtattcttcTTTAGTGGatacagggacctatatttaggtcTATGGTGGATATTatatgttttgtatttgtttaaggacaggttgttagacaaggcaatgtgccttaaaccgttatccttgtaaaataaagtttgttcgttcgctcgttcgttctctctctctctccctctccctctctctctctctctctctctctctctcaagcgcCTGTCCGTAACTCAACACCAAAGCACGCGTCCTTATCCGCACAGCCCGCTCGAGCCGAGAAGTGCAGGGAATAGGGGTTAGAGAGTGGAGTGGAGAGCGGTCTGGTCGTTGCTAAGAGCTCCGGCGTCAGTCAATAGCCGTAGTCAAGCACCCGAATCAAGATGGCTGCCACCCCGCTTCAATAACACCCCAACTTGTAACCCACAATTATGCCTGTGCGCGAACTTTCTGCCATGTAAAACAAGGTGAGTCGGGACTTTTCGGACTTTTTATGCACGCAAAATGTTTTCTCTTTCCTTGACAGACTTTCACGTTGTCTTTTTATGGCTGCAGTTCGTCTGGGAGATGATGGTTGATTGAGTACTCTCCCTGTCCTTTTATGAGTTTTAAACGTGCCTGAGTGAGAAGAAAAGTTATCAGATGAACTCGGCGAAGCCTCGGCGacgtgtctgtgtgttactTAACTCCCCGTTCTCTCGCTAATACGTCCTAAAGTGACAGGATTAAGTTTATGCTCATCCGCTCTCAACTGTTGGTAGTTACAGCAGTGACTGTGAATGACTTTATCCCCTTGTCTGGCGTTGGTTTCATGTTTTGCTGAGTGGAGTATATATATTTGACATGGCGTCTTATAGTGGTGAAATGTATATTTTCATGATATTAttaagcatttttgtgtgtgtttttatgcaCCATTGACTGATAAATATACTTAAATAAGGTGTTAAGTTTGATGCATTATTATAAGGTCTCTCACAAACAtgggcatgcacacacacacacaaacgcatatgCATATGCATGGTTGTTCTTGTGCAGAAATGATGTACAGTTCAGCACTAAATAATATATGTTAAAAcaacaggtacacacacacacacacacacacattcacagtgacacacacacacacacacacacacacacacacacacacacacagtgacacacacacacagtgacacacacactcacacacacacacacacacacacactcacacacacacacacacagtgacacacacacacagtgacacacacacacacacacacacacacacacacttagagCCAGTCCAACAAAACAGTAAAACAGACATGTATATCAAGAAAAACACAAATGCAGAGATTGTGTGGATTATAGATGACAGTGTGGAGGGATCAAGTGAGCATTGATTGCTTTTCTTtcagttttttctttttcttttcttctttttacatttagtcaagttttgactaaatgttttaacgtagagggggaatcgagacgagggtcgtggtgtatgtgtgtgtgtgtgtgtgtctgtgcgtgtgtgtgtgtagagcgattcagaccaaactactggaccgatctttatgaaatttgacatgagagttcctgggaatgatatccccggacgttttttttctttttttcgataaatacttttgatgacgtcatatccggctttttgtaaaagttgaggcggcactgtcacaccctcatttttcaatcaaattgattgaaattttggcccagcaatctccgacgaaggccggacttcggtagtgcattttagcttggtggcttaaaaattaattaatgactttggtcattaaaaatctgaaaattgtaaaaaatatttttttatataaagcgatccaaatttatgttcatcttaattattttacatcatttcctgatttcaaaaacatataaatatgttatagttggattaaaaacaagctctgaaaattaaaaatataaaaattatgatcaaacttaaatttccgaaatcgatttataaacaatttcattttattccttgtcggttcctgattccaaaaaaacatatagatatgatatgattggattaaaaacacgctcagaaagttaaaacgaagagaggtacagaaaagcgtgctatgcagcacggcgaaaccactaccgcgctgaacaggctcgtcagttttactccgttatgcacaagcggcgcactacggtcattgtgaaaaaatgcagt from Littorina saxatilis isolate snail1 linkage group LG4, US_GU_Lsax_2.0, whole genome shotgun sequence includes these protein-coding regions:
- the LOC138965194 gene encoding elongation factor Tu, mitochondrial-like, with protein sequence MATFILRRALSSQSLAFPSLAKVTIDTLQCNRRTFLTSIYRSAAAPATKKLFNRAKPHVNIGTVGHVDHGKTTLTAAITKVLSEDSKADFKRYEDIDKAPEEKARGITINAALVEYETEERHYGHVDCPGHADYIKNMITGTAQMDGAILVVAATDGTMPQTREHLLLAKQIGIAKLVVFVNKADAADAEMLELVEMEVRELLTEFGYDGDNTPVIIGSALCALEDRNPELGANKVRELLQAVDTYIPLPVRDLDKPFYMPIESIFSIPGRGTVVSGKLERGVIKKGAECELMGYNKSWKSTITGIEMFKKELERAEAGDQLGALIRNVKRDELRRGVVMGKPGSMTMHNHFEAQIYLLSKEEGGRAKPFTPYFQTQMFCHTWDQPALLEIPDKDLIMPGEDARVIMNLRKSMVIEKGTRFTMRDGTGTLGYGVITTLLADRAGEDLEKERIAAREKKKSKE